The genomic DNA CGTGTTACTTCTTAACGTTGGTCGAACGTATTGATACCGTTCACTAATTGTTGCAAAAGATTGTAAAACATCAACCGCACTAATGGTTTTAGCCAGTGTTTGCAACCGATCAATGTTCGTTTTCACTTGTTCTCTCACGGCCAAGAACAATTGATATTCTAGTTCAACTGATTTTTCTTCGGCTTCTAAGATTAAACGTTCTAATTCTTTTAGCTCTGGCGTAATAAAGCGCTCCGCATTAGCTAATGTTTGCTTACGCTCGTATTTTCCTTCTTCTAAATTCGCTAAATTTGACTTAGTGATTTCAATGAAATAACCAAAGACCCGATTGTAACCAATCTTCAAGTTTTTAATCCCTGTTTCTTGGCGTTCTTTCGCTTCTAACTCCGCTAACCATTGCTTACCATTGCGCATGGCATCACGGTATTCATCTAATTGGTCGTTATAGCCGTCCTTAATAACGTTTCCTTCAGTAATTTGTAAAGGGGCTTCTTCATTAATCGCCGTCGCAATCAATGCCACTAAATCTTCAACAGGGTTTAAGTCGACTAACAAATCATCCCATTCCCCTTGATTGATCCCGACAATTAACTGTCGAATCGTTGGTACTTGTTCTAAAGAGGTCCGTAATTGAATTAAATCACGCCCATTCACACTGCCGAATGCCACGCGTCCTGCTAACCGCTCTAAATCATAAACGTTCGTCAATGCTGCTTGCAAATCTAAGCGTTCAAAATAGGCATTTAATAAGGATTGCACCATTTCTTGACGCGCCTTAATTTGACGTTCCTGAATCAGCGGACGATCCAACCATTGTTTTAATAAACGGCCGCCCATAGCTGTTTTCGTTTCATCTAATAGCCACAAAAGAGTCCCTTTTTTCTGTCCTGTTCGAATCGACTGACTCAATTCTAAATTGAATTTAGAATAATGATCCATTTTCAAGAAATGATCTGGCTGATATTCCACAACTTTCTGAATATGGGACAAGCTCCGCTTTTGGGTAACGGATAAATAAGATAATAACTTGCCTGTAATTTCAATTTCTAATGGATTAATCAGTTCATTGGTTAAAAAACTAAACTCGGCATTTTCTTCCACCGTTTCTTGTGTCGAAAAGATGATATTTAAACGTAAACTTAAGTTCTCTTTTAACGATTCAGGAATCCCTGAACCTAGGACCATTTCTTTTGTTTGCAACGCAGAAGCTTCGTTCAAAACGCCCTCTTCATCAGCCAAGACTGCTGTTTTTAATTCGCCTGTACTCAAATCTACATAGGCAAAACCGAACTGATTACCATCTGTTAGCACAGCGGTTAAGTAATTATTGTCTTTGGCTTCCAAGCCTTTACTATTCATCACCGTTCCTGGCGTTACCAACTGGACCACTTCTCGTTTGACCATGCCCTTGGTAGTCTTTGGATCTTCCACTTGCTCACAAATCGCTACTTTATAGCCTTGCTCAATCAACGTATCAATATAGCCTTGCGCGGCATGATAAGGAACGCCACACATAGGAATCGGATCATCCGCATTGCGGTTACGACTGGTTAACGTCAATTCTAAGATTTGCGCTGCATTGATAGCATCTTCATAAAATAATTCATAAAAATCACCTAAGCGATAAAATAAAAACGCATCCTTGTATTGGGCCTTAATGGATAAATATTGTTCCATCATGGGTGTATTTTTTGTCTTTTGTGGCATTTAATTCCCTTCCTTCTCTAGCTCTTCGTTCACGCGGTATTGAATGAGCGCCGTGACATGTTGGACTAAGTCATTGGCTTCGATCAGTTGTTCGCGGTAGGCTACAACGAGTGGGTGCTCATCAAACTCTTTTGTTTTCGCATCAGCTCGTTGAATGGCTTCTTTTTCAGCAGTTGGTTTGCCATAGTGAGCAAATTGAACCGCATCTTTTTGCGCAGCTTTAATTTCTTCCACTAATTCTGTCAGCTTTTTGTTTTTCTTTACCTTTTCTTCAATCGCTTGGTAGCGCTGAATGACTTCATCTTGTCCAATTAAATGTAACAATTTTTCTAATTCTTTATTACTTTGTGCATCTAAATTCAACGGCTCCATTTTTTTCACCTTCATCTTTCACCGGCACTTTTTCTATAAGAGCAGAAAAAGTTAACCTCTTAATGATCCGAGATTAACTTTTCTTCTATTATTCTTGAAACGGGCGATCTTCGCTAATCTGAATCGGCTCAATCATCTTCGCTTGGCCCGTTTGGTCATCAATCTCTAAAATACAGGCAGATAAAATCGTCCGCCCTGTTTCGACTACCTCAAAGCGCTTCGGCAATGCTGTCATAAACTTCTCAATAATCGGTTCACGCTTCATTCCTAGAATCCCATCATAAGGTCCGGTCATACCGACATCACTTAAGAAGGCTGTCCCTTTCGGTAAAATCCGAGCGTCATTTGTTTGAACATGCGTATGTGTTCCAACAACGGCTGAAACTTGGCCATCTAAAAACCAGCTCATGGCTTGTTTTTCGCTTGTCGTTTCGCCATGAAAATCCACAAAAATGAGCGGTGTCCGTTTGCGAGCGATAGCCACTAGCTCGGCGGCTTTCTTGAAAGGATCTTCCAATGGCACCATAAATGTGCGGGCCTGTAAATTAATCACCGCTAGTTCCAATTGATTGACTTTCACAAAAACCATTCCTTGACCAGGCACATCTTCTGGAAAGTTCGCTGGACGAACCATTTTCTTCGCATCATCAATGAATTCAAAGATATCCTTGTTGTCCCACGTATGGTTACCCATCGTAACAACATCGACACCATCTTGCAAAAATTTCTTATAAATCTTGCCAGTAATCCCCCGACCAGATGCCGCATTTTCACCATTGGCAATGGTCACTTGTGGACGATATTTTTTCTTTAATTTAGGGACATACGTTGCTAGGGCTTCTCTTCCTAAAGAACCGACAACATCTCCTATAAATAATATACGCAAAAAGGTTCCTCTTCTCTTTTTAACATCTCTTGTTTATTATAGTTGTTTTCGCTTTGAAAAGAAAGTTTTGGTTTTAAAAGATTAAAAAAAGTGTCTCAACGAACAATCCTTGCAATTGTTCGTTGAGACACTACACGCGATACTTATTCGCTTTTTATTTTATTTCGCATAGTCAACGGCACGTGTTTCACGGATAACCGTTACTTTGATATGTCCTGGATAATCCAAGTCATCTTCAATTTTCTTCCGAATGTCTCGAACTAAACGAACAGATTCTAAATCAGAAATTTCTTCTGGTTTCACCATGACACGAACTTCACGTCCTGCTTGAACAGCAAAACTTGAATCCACGCCTTCAAAACTATTAGAAATATTTTCTAAGTTTTCTAAGCGGCGAATGTAGTTTTCTAACGATTCACTACGTGCACCTGGACGGGCTGCAGATAACGCATCTGCGGCTGCCACTAAAACAGAAATAACTGAGGTTGCTTCCACATCACCATGATGCGAGGCAATGGCATTAATAACTACTGAATTTTCTTTATATTTCGCAGCTAATTCTGCGCCAATCTCAACGTGAGAACCTTCAATTTCATGATCCAATGCTTTCCCAATATCATGTAGTAAACCTGCACGTTTGGCTAATTGAACATCTTCGCCTAATTCGGCGGCTAAAACGCCAGCCAGTTTTGCTACTTCGATTGAGTGGTTCAAGACATTTTGACCATAACTTGTTCTGAAACGTAAACGGCCTAAAATTTTAATTAAATCAGGATGTAACGTATGAGCACCTACTTCAAAGGCTGCTTGTTCTCCGTATTCACGAATCCGTTCATCCATTTCTTTACGTGATTTTTCTACCATTTCTTCGATACGAGCGGGATGAATCCGACCATCTTGGATTAATTTTTCCAAGGTCATTCGAGCGATTTCTCGTCTGATTGGATCAAATCCGGATAACACAACCGCTTCTGGCGTATCATCAATGATTAAGTCAATCCCTGTTAATGTTTCCAATGTACGAATATTACGTCCTTCACGACCAATAATGCGACCTTTCATCTCATCATTTGGTAAAGTGACCACGGAAACAGTTGTTTCAGAAACAGAATCGGCGGCGCAACGTTGAATTGCTAGGGAAAGCAAGTTCTTCGCTTTGCGATCAGATTCTTCTTTGGCACGTTGTTCTGACTCCTTGACCATCAAGGTTAGTTCATGATTCAACTCTTCTTCTGTTGACTTCATAATAATCGATTTTGCTTCTTCTTTTGAAAGGGAAGCAATTCGTTCTAATTCTTGATGTTGCTGATTAATTAAGTTTTCTACTTCTTTTTCTCGCTCATCAATTAATTGCTGTCTAGCACCAAGTTTCTCTTCTTTTTCTTCCAGTGAGCCTTCACGTTTTTCAAGAGAGTCATCTTTACGATCCAACGTTTGTTCCCGTTGAATTAAACGATTTTCTTGAGATTTAAGTTCTAATCTGCTTTCTTTCAACTCACTTTCAATTTCTGAACGATACTTCTGGTTCTCTTCCTTAGCTTCTAGCAATGCTTCTTTTTTCAGTGTTTCTGATTCTTTCCGAGCGTTCTCGAGAATACTCGACGCTGAAATTTTTGCACCATTTATTGCTTTATCATGACGTGACTTTGCAATAACAAATCCTAAACCAAGACCGACAATCAAACCGACGATAGCGAGGAGAATATTTAAAACCATATTTCCACCTCCATACTATCTTTTTGTTAATTCATATCTTGTAGTTTTTTGATAAACTAAAATCAATTATCAATATGCCTACTTGCATATTTGTGCATACACACAATTTTATTCTAATGTTTGTCGCGAAAGGTGTCAACTTAAAAAAGCCCTTTCTTTTGGAAAGGGCAGCAAATATTAGACAACGTCACATTTTTAGGTTTCCGCCGTCACGAATTGTTTAAATTTTAGAACAAACGCCGCATAGTCTGCTGTTTGACTAAGCTGCTTGATGTGGATGGGTTCGGACATGGACAACAGTCTATTTAACAATTTAGTTCTAAACAAAGAAAGACAACACCTGTCCTGTTCAGTAAGTGTTGTCTTTCTTCTTAACGAGTCGTATTCACTCGTTATTTATTCATCTAAGGGTAATTCTTCTTGACCTTCTGCTTCTTCTGTAATGGTTGAACCGTCACCGATGCCGTATGCATCACGGACCAATTTAGACACTTCTGCCATCATTTCAGGATGATCCGCCATGTATTGTTTGGCATTTTCACGGCCTTGGCCAATTCGTTCTTCTTTGTAGCCATACCAAGCACCACTTTTGCTGATAAGGTCTTTTTCCACAGCCATATCTAGTAATTCGCCTTCTTGGGAAATCCCTTGGCCATACATGATATCAACTTCTGCCACTTTAAATGGTGGCGCCACTTTGTTTTTAACGACTTTAATTTTTGTGCGGTTACCGACGATGTCTGTTCCTTGTTTTAACTGTTCTGCACGACGGACTTCTAGACGAACCGTTGCGTAGAATTTCAATGCACGTCCACCAGGAGTTGTTTCAGGATTTCCGAACATCACGCCAACTTTTTCACGAATTTGGTTAATGAAAATAGCAATTGTTTTTGTCTTATTAATTGAGCCTGATAATTTACGTAGTGCTTGAGACATTAGTCGAGCTTGTAAGCCGACATGGCTCGCTCCCATCTCACCATCAATCTCTGCACGAGGAACTAACGCAGCAACCGAGTCGATAACAACGATGTCAATCGCACCACTTGAAACTAAGGCATCGGCAATCTCTAAGCCTTGCTCGCCCGTATCTGGTTGAGATAAAAGTAATTCATCGATGTTAACGCCTAGTTTCTCCGCATATTGAGGATCCAATGCATGCTCAGCATCGATAAAAGCGGCTGTTCCACCATTTCGTTGCACTTCTGCAATTGCGTGTAAAGAAACAGTTGTTTTACCTGAACTCTCAGGACCATATACTTCAATAATTCGGCCACGTGGATACCCACCTACGCCCAGTGCAACATCTAACGCTAAAGAACCACTAGGGATAGTTGAAATTTTTTGATCAGCTTTTTCGCCTAATTTCATAATAGAGCCTTTCCCAAAGTTCTTTTCAATTTTTTTCAGTGCGGCATCTAAAGCCACTTTACGATCATCTGCCAATGGATAATCCTCCTTTAATTTATATAAACTTATTTTTCATTTCCTGTTAGTAGGTCTATCATATCTCTTTTGTACCAAAAAAGCAAGAAAAAACCGAACAAACATTCGCATATTTATTTTTTATTAATGATTCGGTGCCGCAAAAGATCTAACCCTCGCATAACCGCACTCTGTCTAATATAATTTCGGTCACGGTTAAAATGGAAACATTCTGCAATGGTTGGTTGGCCTTCTTCCGCCAGCCCAATCCAAACAGTGCCTGTCGGTTGACCTTCGATTGGGTCACCAGCGACCCCAGTAAATGATAAACCATAGTTAGATTTAGCTAACTGACGCGCTTTCTCTGCCATTTCTTTGGCACACGCTTCACTTACCGTGCCATGTTCTTCTAAAAGTTCATGAGAAATTCCTAAAAAGTTCTCTTTTGTTTCTTGCGAATACGTCACGAAGCCTCCCTTAAAAATCTTCGAAGCACCCGCAATTTCCCCCAGTGTACTTTGGAATAGGCCAGCGGTGAGGCTCTCAGCAGCCGTGACGGTTTGTCCGTTTTGTAATAACAAATCCACTGTTACCTTGGCTAAACTATTGTCATCCCCATACCCATAAAAATAGTCTCCCACTTTAGCTAAAACCTTTTCTTCCGTCGCTGTTAATAATTCTTCGCCAGCTACTAAGTCTTTTGTTTTAACTGTTAAACGAAGTGTCACTTCATTAGGCTTAGCATAAGGCGCAATGGTTGGATTCGTTTGGTGCGCAATCAACGATTGAATCTCGGTCACCAGCTGTGATTCACCAATGCCATAAAAACGCAAGACTCTTGAAATCAATTGTTCTTCTTGTGGAAACGCATTAATCAATAAAGGTCGTGCCGCTTGTTGGAACATCGGAATTAATTCATTGGGCGGCCCTGGTAAGAGCAAATAGCTTGTTGTGCCTTCTGTTACGAAAGAACCAACCGCTAATCCTGTCGGGTTTTGAAGAACTTGTCCACCTTCAATGGCTAACACTTGTCGTAGATTATTTTCCGTCATTGGCCGCTTAGACTGTTGGAAAAACTGGTGTAAGCGGTTCAATCCTTCTTGATCTTCTACTAATGATTTATGGAGATGTTGTGCGACAACTTGCTTGGTTAAATCGTCTTCTGTAGGTCCTAGCCCTCCACAAAGGACAATTAAATCACTTCTTTGTTCTGCTTCTGTTAGTAGCGTTTCTAAGCGGCCGCCGTTATCACCAACAACGGTCTGATAGTAAACATCGATGCCTAGCGCAGCTAACTCTTCTGATAAAAAGGTGGCGTTGGTATTCACTACTTGTCCCAGTAATAACTCTGTTCCGACTGCAATGATTTCTGCTTTCATTGATTTCCCCTTCTCTAATAACATACGTAGTTAAACTCACTTTCCATTTTAGCACAACAAAATTTTTACAAAAGAATTTGAGCTTCAGGAAATAATTTTTTTATCAGGAAATTTATTAATTATTACGAAAAAAATGTTCATTTTCTCACAATACATTGTATAATAACATTATATCGAAAGGAGAGAAATGAATGAGTGTAGTATTAGGACTTTTGGGTCTATTAGGGTTACTTGTCAGCGGGGGACTGACTATCAAAGCATTAATTAAGAAACAACCGAAAAAACAATATGGCTATGCCGCATTAGCAAGTGCCGCTCTATTTATTGGTGGGGTTGCCACGACAGATTCTTCCCCAACGCTTTCACTTGATGCAGAGAGTGTTGAAACCGATGCCAATGGCTCAGCCACCATCAAAGGCGAATACGACGGCAACAGCAAACTAACGGCCAATGGCAAGGAAGTAAAAACGAAAGACAAAACGTTTGCTTACAAAGTAAAACTGTCCGATGAAAACACGCAAAAAATCACCTTTGTTGCTGAGAAGAAAGATACCAAAGTTGAAAAATCAGTCGAAGTCACACCGTCAAAAGAATTTATTGCGAGCATCACAGATTCTGAGCAAGAATTGGCCAAAACAGAAAAAGCCTTAGCTTACGCTGAAAAACAACCTTCTCAGAAAAACTATGATGAAGCCGCAACCTTAGTATCTTCATTAAGTCAAGAATACGAGGAATACAATGATCGCCTTGAAAAAATAAAAGAAGCAGTACCTGTTGATGAAGCAGTTACAACTGCTGAAAAATCTAAAAGTAAAAGCGATTATCAAGCAGCTGAAAAATTAGTAGCTGCTGCCCCAGTTGGCAAAGAAGGATTTCAACAACGATTAACGACTGTTCAAACCGCTATCGCTGAAAAAGAAAAAAATGAACAATTAGTCGCCAGTGCAACTGCCGCTGTTGAAAAAGCTGAACAAGAACCAACTAATGAAGCTTACTATAATGAAGCGATCAAACAAATTGACGCTTTAAACTCCCCAAATCAAGCTTTAACAAAACGGGTAGCCGTTGTTAAAACTCAATTAGATGCCCACAAAGAAAAACAACGAAAAGAAGCAGAAGCTCAGAAACTAGCCGCTGAAAAAGCGCAAAAAGAACAAGCCGAAGCGGCAGCAAAAGCGCAAGCTGAAGCAGAGGCGCAACAAGCCGCACAGGCGCCGGCGGAAGTCGAGACTGCTGCTGCGGAAGCACCAAGCGGTAACGCCTTAATTAAAGGGTCACGTAATGGAATTTATCATGTACCTGGAAGTAGATATTATAATAGAACTACGAATCCAGTAGCTTGGTTCTCTACTGTTGAAGAAGCAGAAGCAGCAGGATACCGAGCACCCA from Enterococcus faecalis includes the following:
- the mutS gene encoding DNA mismatch repair protein MutS, whose translation is MPQKTKNTPMMEQYLSIKAQYKDAFLFYRLGDFYELFYEDAINAAQILELTLTSRNRNADDPIPMCGVPYHAAQGYIDTLIEQGYKVAICEQVEDPKTTKGMVKREVVQLVTPGTVMNSKGLEAKDNNYLTAVLTDGNQFGFAYVDLSTGELKTAVLADEEGVLNEASALQTKEMVLGSGIPESLKENLSLRLNIIFSTQETVEENAEFSFLTNELINPLEIEITGKLLSYLSVTQKRSLSHIQKVVEYQPDHFLKMDHYSKFNLELSQSIRTGQKKGTLLWLLDETKTAMGGRLLKQWLDRPLIQERQIKARQEMVQSLLNAYFERLDLQAALTNVYDLERLAGRVAFGSVNGRDLIQLRTSLEQVPTIRQLIVGINQGEWDDLLVDLNPVEDLVALIATAINEEAPLQITEGNVIKDGYNDQLDEYRDAMRNGKQWLAELEAKERQETGIKNLKIGYNRVFGYFIEITKSNLANLEEGKYERKQTLANAERFITPELKELERLILEAEEKSVELEYQLFLAVREQVKTNIDRLQTLAKTISAVDVLQSFATISERYQYVRPTLRSNTKNLAIVEGRHPVVEKVLGHQEYIPNSIRMNPETDILLITGPNMSGKSTYMRQLALTVVMAQIGCFVPAESAEMPIFDQIFTRIGASDDLIAGQSTFMVEMMEANQALRHATPNSLILFDELGRGTATYDGMALAQAIIEYIHREVQAKTLFSTHYHELTVLDETLKGLKNIHVGAVEKDGEVVFLHKMMEGPADKSYGIHVAKIAGLPSPLLERAATILSALEAEETTIPSSVHHEEVSEVHEETEQLSLFKEVSTEELSVIDTLKKMNLLEMTPLDALNMLHQLQKRI
- a CDS encoding RicAFT regulatory complex protein RicA family protein, whose product is MKVKKMEPLNLDAQSNKELEKLLHLIGQDEVIQRYQAIEEKVKKNKKLTELVEEIKAAQKDAVQFAHYGKPTAEKEAIQRADAKTKEFDEHPLVVAYREQLIEANDLVQHVTALIQYRVNEELEKEGN
- a CDS encoding TIGR00282 family metallophosphoesterase, with protein sequence MRILFIGDVVGSLGREALATYVPKLKKKYRPQVTIANGENAASGRGITGKIYKKFLQDGVDVVTMGNHTWDNKDIFEFIDDAKKMVRPANFPEDVPGQGMVFVKVNQLELAVINLQARTFMVPLEDPFKKAAELVAIARKRTPLIFVDFHGETTSEKQAMSWFLDGQVSAVVGTHTHVQTNDARILPKGTAFLSDVGMTGPYDGILGMKREPIIEKFMTALPKRFEVVETGRTILSACILEIDDQTGQAKMIEPIQISEDRPFQE
- the rny gene encoding ribonuclease Y → MVLNILLAIVGLIVGLGLGFVIAKSRHDKAINGAKISASSILENARKESETLKKEALLEAKEENQKYRSEIESELKESRLELKSQENRLIQREQTLDRKDDSLEKREGSLEEKEEKLGARQQLIDEREKEVENLINQQHQELERIASLSKEEAKSIIMKSTEEELNHELTLMVKESEQRAKEESDRKAKNLLSLAIQRCAADSVSETTVSVVTLPNDEMKGRIIGREGRNIRTLETLTGIDLIIDDTPEAVVLSGFDPIRREIARMTLEKLIQDGRIHPARIEEMVEKSRKEMDERIREYGEQAAFEVGAHTLHPDLIKILGRLRFRTSYGQNVLNHSIEVAKLAGVLAAELGEDVQLAKRAGLLHDIGKALDHEIEGSHVEIGAELAAKYKENSVVINAIASHHGDVEATSVISVLVAAADALSAARPGARSESLENYIRRLENLENISNSFEGVDSSFAVQAGREVRVMVKPEEISDLESVRLVRDIRKKIEDDLDYPGHIKVTVIRETRAVDYAK
- the recA gene encoding recombinase RecA; amino-acid sequence: MADDRKVALDAALKKIEKNFGKGSIMKLGEKADQKISTIPSGSLALDVALGVGGYPRGRIIEVYGPESSGKTTVSLHAIAEVQRNGGTAAFIDAEHALDPQYAEKLGVNIDELLLSQPDTGEQGLEIADALVSSGAIDIVVIDSVAALVPRAEIDGEMGASHVGLQARLMSQALRKLSGSINKTKTIAIFINQIREKVGVMFGNPETTPGGRALKFYATVRLEVRRAEQLKQGTDIVGNRTKIKVVKNKVAPPFKVAEVDIMYGQGISQEGELLDMAVEKDLISKSGAWYGYKEERIGQGRENAKQYMADHPEMMAEVSKLVRDAYGIGDGSTITEEAEGQEELPLDE
- a CDS encoding competence/damage-inducible protein A, with amino-acid sequence MKAEIIAVGTELLLGQVVNTNATFLSEELAALGIDVYYQTVVGDNGGRLETLLTEAEQRSDLIVLCGGLGPTEDDLTKQVVAQHLHKSLVEDQEGLNRLHQFFQQSKRPMTENNLRQVLAIEGGQVLQNPTGLAVGSFVTEGTTSYLLLPGPPNELIPMFQQAARPLLINAFPQEEQLISRVLRFYGIGESQLVTEIQSLIAHQTNPTIAPYAKPNEVTLRLTVKTKDLVAGEELLTATEEKVLAKVGDYFYGYGDDNSLAKVTVDLLLQNGQTVTAAESLTAGLFQSTLGEIAGASKIFKGGFVTYSQETKENFLGISHELLEEHGTVSEACAKEMAEKARQLAKSNYGLSFTGVAGDPIEGQPTGTVWIGLAEEGQPTIAECFHFNRDRNYIRQSAVMRGLDLLRHRIINKK